tgtttgaaatgtattattttagtgtgtttttttatataaatttagtgaaaaacccttattttggccatttgttcgtatttttcttttttcggattttattactttcagtaaatatactatttttgtttttttatttcttttcgtattttattttttcataaacatattttttcggtattttatttttaaaactatttttataaaaaatccgaaaacaagaaaaatatgaacaaaGGGGGGTGCCGCCTGCGACagtggcacctttggtgccacCTGTGGTAATCCCTCCACTACTGTTTGTACCATTTTGGTCATAATAAAatgcttgtattattttaatatttttttaattttttatattatttgtgtaaaaaaaccccaaaatccgAATTTCATCTTGACGTAGAAGGCAAGCACAGCCGCAAACACATTCTGACAATGtcaaatccatttttttttaaaatccgtAAATGCCTCCTTAATACCATCCAGGAATTAACAAATCTACTGAATGGATGTCGGCCAGTTTATCTAGTCCTTTTTCAGACTTCTAATAagcaaggtttttttttttttcatcaataAGCAGGTTTTATTAGTAATAGCAGCAGTCCATAGAAGCAACAGCACAAAGAGACAACAAGATCACCTTAGCAATCAGCCAATCACCGAGAACAATTAAAAGCCAAGCATAAAAGACAGTTCCTACTAGACATCTAATTTAGCTAATGAATCAGCGAAACCATTAACTTCCCTGTAAATATtcacaaacacacacacacacacacacacacacacacacacacacattaCCAATCAAGGCAATAAGCGCCTGTTCATGCAGCCATTGAGATGTTACAAAGACCAAGGCAATTTTAATGGCATGGACCTCTGCATCATTCGACGACATAACACCAAGAGGGCCTGAGAACATACACCGATGGCACAGCACCCCGCAGCAACCAGCAGGGCCGAGTCAGCAATTGGAGGCATCCATTCAACTCTACGCGTCAGGATCCTCACCCTCAAATCGTCATTCATCAGTCTAGGAGAAATCCAACAAACAACTTCTTTAATTAAGTCAGAACCACCCAAAGCATTAACCCAATGCAAAGATCGTAATTTACGAAGGAAACCATCCCATACTTTGTTGTTAAAGATCGAGTCGTTTCCCATAAGCCACAATATCCAAATGGTTGTCCCACAAACATCTAGCAACCTTTTCCTAGTAAGGCCCCAGaactcaaaatcaaaacattgaATCAAAAGATCCTTAACCGACTTGGGGATTCGATTCCTCACTGCGTTCTTCTGTTCATAGGaaaaaattgtagaaaagaTGGTTTTCTCAGGAGTTTATTTATCCCATTGAAACAATAGTAGTAGTTGGTTAATTTCAAGTGACCTCCAAAACAATTGACATAATTAATGCATTCAAGCTTTACCAATTTTACCCTTTCGGTAACAACTCTATTCTTAATCATTGCAAGGACTCGTTTGGTCTGATTCTAACAGACAACACTACTATTCACCATTTGGTCATATCATTTAGCAATCATTGCTCAAAATAGTTTAGTAAGTGGACCTTATACATCAAAGAGAAAAGCCTCAACATTTAATCAAGTTGCTATGATTACAAAGTTTAATGCAGTAACAAGATTAACAGAAATCTCATCCAAGCCAAGTTACTCTGCCCCATCTATCTTATTTCCAGCTTATGGTGCTTCCAGTTTGTCTTTCCCTAAACATTTCAGAATCAACAGCTCTACTGAGGATTTGGAGGCCGGCTGTTTGCAGAGGAAACTCTGGATCCCCATTCCAGCAACTCTTTGCTGGTGTCATCTTTGTGTGCAAAAACTTCAATGAAACACAGtgaatctttcttttctcctgTTGCTGCCGCAATTGCATCTATCAGTTCATCCTCGGTCCTCACCTAGATTTAACAATGAAAGTATTAATCTATGCATACCAAAGAGGTACTCCTCAGAGTTAACAGTGGATGCatctaattatttgaaaaatgacaCTGTCATATGTAGATGGGAATTTCTGATCAACACTAGTTTATGCTACACGGGcttttaatatttactaacCTTGGCTGTCCAGCATTTGCCTTCACCATTGTGGATGGCATCAACAAAGGCAGTGTAATTCCAGTTCTTGATAACATTGTAAGGGCCATCATGAATCTCAACTTCAATTGTATAGCCTCCATTATTGATAAGAAATATGATGCTTTTTTGTCCACATCGGATCATTGTGGAAATATCTTGAGCTGTCACCTgaataatatatcaaaacaaaaatattatttccttaccacattttttattttatcatatacttgaaaagaactaaatcaaTTACTTCATATTGCTTGTGGTTACCTCTAAATGGGTTATTAAAAGTTCTAAATGAAAATTATGTGGCTCACCTGGAAACTACCATCGCCAATGCAAGCAATCACACGTTTGTCTTTAGCTGCCTGAGCATATCCAAGCGTGGCACCAACTGACCAACCAATGGATCCATACTGCATCTGGAATTCATAACTGcaagcaataaaaataaacatttacaCACTGCAAAACACACATACACGAGTCTAATTCAAAACACAAAGAAATGTACCATTTGAAATAATCTTGCTTACCCGCAGTTCTCCGGAAGATGGAGCTTCTGACAATTGAACCATGAGTCTCCAGTTTCAGCAATAACCGCAGAGTCTTTGCTTAGCATATCCTGTTAAGCAAGGTCAACCAATGAATGAAACAAAATCTAATGAAGTGCCCACATCTGGTTACGCATTGATAAGTCTAAACGATTCACATTTTGCTCTTACAGATATCATAAGAGCAAAGAACAAAGGGTAAGAATGTTGCAGCATATACAAAACCAATTCTTCCCAGTTTCCAAGACACAGAAATTAAAGTAGTAAGAGCCAACACTGCATGTCTTACACACTTCAGTGTGTTTGTTAACCATACTAATTATTCCCTATGAAGGCATTGAAGGCTACCTAAATGGCCAATAGTTGTCATAAGCTCATTCCATCAAGAAATCTATATTATAAGCTAAAATATTATAGAGGAGTATTTCAAGTCATGTCCCGAGTGCCTACCTGAATGTGCTTAAAAAGAACATTGACTCTCAGAGGCTGTCATTAGAGGAGTATCTATATTATAAGCTAAAATATTATAGAGGAGTATTTCAAGTCATGACCCGAGTGCCTACCTGAATGTGCTTAAAAAGAACATTGACTCTCAGAGGCTCGTCATTCCCATGCTTCAAAGGCATGCCTGGAGGGACAAAGATTCGCTGATAGTTCTCCACGGCAGTGGTATTTTTCTTAAGTTTCCTTGCCAATGCACTTAAGAAGTCGGCCATGAAAACCCAGCCAAAAGAAGGACCATTGCCTATCGTCACACGATTTGGTTGTACTATGATTGCTTTATCCTTCTTGATCAACAAAGAGTAGCCTACAGAGCTATAATCATTGAAGATTGGGCCAGCAAAAACATAGGCATCAGCAGATTCCACTATTTCCCCACAAAAGCTAGTACTAACGGCACCCCAGTACGTTCCAATAAAGTGAGGATGGTGTTCAGGTACCAATCCTTTGCCCGAAGGCATTACAGCAATGGGATACCCACAGGCATCTGCAAGCTCCACAAAGGCATCTTTTGCATTTGCAACCCTTAATTTAGGTCCACCCACAAGGACAGGCTTCACAGCTTTGTTCAGAAAATTGGCAGTAGCTTCCACAGCTGCTTCTAATCCTAATTGATTGCTTACCCTGCATATAATTGTAGAGAATCAGCAACACAAGCATGTAACTTGGTTCCATTCATGTCTAaaaaaaatatccttttaacACGCCATtctaatgaatgaaaatatcactCAACAATCAAGGGTATTACCTTGCTCTCCCCATAGTTTGATACATGCATGTAGCATCATATTCTACCTATAAGTCATACAAACTTCAGCTAAAGCTAGAATAGTTCCTACGCTATGCCAGGGATAGTTTTAACACAAATTATGCCTCTGCCTCGGGTTATGGCTAGCACTAGCTCCTTTCTAATACTACAGCAAAAAACATAACACTTctgttacaaatttaaaaaaattccaaaaacttcttttatataaactaattctcttttctttaggCCAGGTTCCTTCGTTAGCTTCAAATAGCCTCCATTTACCAAGCTAACCATATATCATTATCAGCAATAAATGAAAGAACAGGTCATGATAATCACAACTCTCACCAACCTTCTATATATGAAATGTACAAGTAGCAATGCAAGGAAAGATTAATCTTCACTAATAAGAAGTCAGATAAAAACTTTACTTTGGAGCGAGAAAGAAGGGCACTGGGTCTCTAGCAAATGTTGGATGAGGAATCCCAGGCAAATTACAGCC
This sequence is a window from Gossypium raimondii isolate GPD5lz chromosome 5, ASM2569854v1, whole genome shotgun sequence. Protein-coding genes within it:
- the LOC105769239 gene encoding pyruvate decarboxylase 1, producing MEAGHKIGSSAHPTSLHPPVRGDASSGTLGRHLARRLVEIGVKDVFSVPGDFNLTLLDHLIAEPELNLVGCCNELNAGYAADGYARAKGVGACVVTFTVGGLSVLNAIAGAYSENLPVICIVGGPNSNDYGTNRILHHTIGLPDFSQELRCFQTITCAQAVVNNLDDAHELLDTAISTALKESKPVYISIGCNLPGIPHPTFARDPVPFFLAPKVSNQLGLEAAVEATANFLNKAVKPVLVGGPKLRVANAKDAFVELADACGYPIAVMPSGKGLVPEHHPHFIGTYWGAVSTSFCGEIVESADAYVFAGPIFNDYSSVGYSLLIKKDKAIIVQPNRVTIGNGPSFGWVFMADFLSALARKLKKNTTAVENYQRIFVPPGMPLKHGNDEPLRVNVLFKHIQDMLSKDSAVIAETGDSWFNCQKLHLPENCGYEFQMQYGSIGWSVGATLGYAQAAKDKRVIACIGDGSFQVTAQDISTMIRCGQKSIIFLINNGGYTIEVEIHDGPYNVIKNWNYTAFVDAIHNGEGKCWTAKVRTEDELIDAIAAATGEKKDSLCFIEVFAHKDDTSKELLEWGSRVSSANSRPPNPQ